One Porphyromonas pogonae genomic region harbors:
- a CDS encoding DUF2149 domain-containing protein: MKNKRRATQAFRHDDGDPLSVVVNLFDVAMVFAVALMVAMVMHMNMTDFFGDKDFTVVKNPGKDNMEIITKEGNKINKYTPSDNQDNSRTKGKRVGIAYQLDNGEIIYVPEEEQGS; encoded by the coding sequence ATGAAAAACAAACGCAGAGCCACACAGGCATTCCGACACGATGATGGTGATCCGCTCAGTGTCGTGGTCAACCTCTTTGATGTAGCCATGGTATTTGCCGTAGCTCTCATGGTGGCTATGGTGATGCACATGAACATGACCGATTTTTTTGGGGACAAAGACTTTACAGTGGTCAAAAATCCGGGTAAGGACAATATGGAGATCATTACCAAAGAGGGCAACAAAATCAATAAATACACGCCCAGTGACAATCAGGACAACTCTCGTACCAAAGGCAAGCGCGTAGGCATCGCTTACCAGCTTGATAATGGCGAGATCATTTATGTCCCGGAGGAGGAGCAGGGCTCGTAG
- a CDS encoding cobaltochelatase subunit CobN → MINKINPGLRRGIWVVGLLLLIALGALWGYKHFLSPTRIALVYFPNYQASNFKLANHSSHIKLDVVDPAEGFDVADYKMILIFGPAFKGTSLDTKWLDRADKKKVPVYSFAFSALKYRNKYVSVDQKKRLDNYYTNRSKQNYRNMLLYIRRQFDPHKWGGNKPEPARVIPNDIYYYLDEGVFFETADAMTSYLRAKGYYHEGKGRIVLLSGSISPLEGNRSYIDSLITSLSHKGYNVYPVSASERRLDLIREVSPDAVIYFPMGRLQGDEAVQYLKEQNIPLFCPLPLTQSHDEWLKDPKGPTGGFLTARVVLGEIDGGICPMVVSTQSKQQDDIYLYYPEPERLPHFVDMVDRHLKLKHTPNKDKKVAIVYYRGPGSNALVATGLEVVPSLYNLLHYLKQQGYTVDNLPSSAEQLGQMLAREGKIFSSSSRDAMRDFLANAHPLWLDKDTYESWAKEEIAPDRYADVVRQYGAAPGSFMTMQHDGKPSIAVARLQLGNVVLLPQPRPALDGEDFQVVHGAKVAPPHSYIAAYMWIRRGFRADAIIHFGTHGNLEFTPGKATALSHEDWPDCLIGALPHFYYYSISNVGEGIIAKRRTHAALVSYLTPPFSESNLRAEYKGVFALIDRYHGAQDPAQQKSLALQIKQAVVALGVHRDLQLSEDKNTPLTAEEIIHVEDFLDEVAHEKVTGALYRMGQPYRPDQIVSTAVAISADAIAMNIAKLDQLQGKATPKDLEPGMAFNRRYLVPVQSVLQSVLSSPDARLATLRSRLVPWVTPDMFDHAHATADLSARKGMRMKMKGRDKPNRASEATTNSLKAPAPMGGMGMKTKPTDSNMKPATPIGGMPKEGTKRRSTAADTTKPSTTMRHPMGMVGMPKNTDEMSGVLVALDNELSAALTYKELLETSPRRELESLVNALNAGYIAPSPGGDAVSAPNALPTGRNMYSINTEATPTESAWSTGVALARQTLKSYKDKHGKYPRKVSFTYWAGEFIQSGGATVAQTLYMLGVEPVRDRMGKVVDIKLIPSDVLGRPRIDVVVQVSGQLRDLAASRLFMITKAVKMAADAKDDKFDNYVAGDAVEAEKLLVEDGVSPREARELSTMRVFGGVNGRYGTGITHLVERGDAWTSEQEVADEYLRNMGAIYGDEEAWGAYHKSLFKVALMHTDAIVQPRQNNTWGALSLDHMYEFMGGINLSSRNVNGKDPETYLADYRNRSRVRMQDLKEAIGVESRATLFNPNYIKEKMHGGATTANTFAKTIRNAYGWNVMKPQAIDHEFWDQIYEVYVRDTHHLDVEHYFRETNPAALEEITAVMMETARKGLWKATPGQLKDIAAMNASLVADYGTAHSEFTASNKSLRQFIARQLTEDKASEYLHNMSAKGGAKASDAEGVVMKKDELRTRPTGASDIAWVWPVAIVLLLFVLLLLWLRAKNKKRK, encoded by the coding sequence ATGATTAACAAGATAAACCCCGGACTTCGCCGTGGGATATGGGTAGTGGGGCTACTGCTGCTAATTGCCTTGGGAGCACTATGGGGTTACAAACACTTCTTATCTCCTACACGCATTGCCTTAGTCTACTTCCCTAATTATCAAGCCTCCAATTTCAAGCTTGCCAACCACTCATCTCACATCAAACTGGATGTAGTAGACCCTGCCGAAGGCTTCGATGTGGCAGATTACAAGATGATCCTTATTTTTGGGCCTGCATTCAAAGGTACTTCATTAGATACCAAATGGCTCGATAGGGCAGACAAGAAGAAGGTTCCGGTATATTCCTTTGCCTTTTCAGCCTTGAAATACCGCAACAAATACGTCTCTGTCGATCAAAAGAAACGGCTGGACAACTATTACACCAATCGCTCGAAGCAGAACTATCGTAATATGTTGCTCTACATTCGTCGCCAGTTTGATCCGCACAAATGGGGCGGTAACAAACCCGAACCCGCAAGAGTCATTCCCAATGATATCTATTATTATCTCGATGAAGGTGTGTTTTTCGAGACGGCTGATGCCATGACTTCCTACCTCCGTGCCAAGGGGTATTATCACGAGGGCAAAGGTCGCATAGTCTTGCTATCGGGTAGTATATCTCCACTGGAAGGTAACAGGTCTTACATAGATAGCCTCATCACTTCATTAAGCCACAAAGGCTACAATGTATATCCCGTCTCGGCATCCGAGCGTAGACTCGATCTTATCCGTGAGGTATCGCCCGATGCTGTTATCTACTTCCCTATGGGACGTTTGCAGGGAGATGAGGCCGTACAGTACCTGAAAGAGCAGAATATTCCGCTGTTTTGTCCGCTACCGCTTACCCAAAGTCATGACGAGTGGCTCAAAGATCCCAAAGGCCCTACCGGCGGATTCCTCACGGCACGTGTAGTGCTGGGAGAGATAGACGGCGGTATATGCCCCATGGTGGTATCGACACAGAGCAAGCAGCAGGATGATATCTATCTCTATTACCCTGAGCCTGAGCGATTGCCCCACTTTGTCGATATGGTGGATAGGCACCTCAAGCTCAAACATACTCCAAACAAAGACAAAAAGGTAGCCATAGTATACTACCGTGGCCCGGGAAGCAATGCGCTTGTAGCCACGGGGCTGGAGGTTGTACCCTCACTCTACAATCTACTCCACTATCTCAAACAACAGGGCTACACTGTCGATAATCTCCCCTCCTCGGCAGAGCAACTGGGGCAGATGCTGGCTCGCGAAGGTAAGATATTCTCCTCTTCGTCTCGTGATGCGATGCGTGATTTTCTGGCAAATGCCCATCCGCTATGGCTTGATAAGGATACTTATGAATCATGGGCAAAAGAAGAGATCGCGCCCGACCGATATGCGGATGTAGTAAGGCAATATGGCGCTGCCCCCGGAAGCTTCATGACCATGCAGCACGATGGCAAACCTTCCATAGCGGTGGCACGGTTACAGCTGGGCAATGTAGTGCTTTTGCCCCAACCCCGTCCTGCGCTCGATGGTGAAGATTTCCAGGTCGTGCACGGAGCCAAGGTGGCTCCGCCCCACAGCTATATTGCTGCTTACATGTGGATACGTCGAGGTTTCCGTGCCGATGCGATCATTCACTTCGGTACGCATGGCAATCTGGAGTTTACTCCCGGCAAGGCTACCGCGCTGTCGCATGAGGATTGGCCTGATTGCCTCATCGGTGCCTTACCGCATTTCTATTACTATAGTATATCCAATGTAGGCGAGGGTATCATAGCCAAACGTCGCACACATGCAGCCCTCGTATCTTACCTCACGCCCCCTTTCAGTGAGAGTAATCTGCGTGCCGAGTATAAAGGCGTCTTCGCTCTTATCGATCGCTATCATGGCGCACAAGACCCAGCACAGCAGAAGTCGCTGGCTCTGCAGATCAAGCAAGCGGTAGTGGCACTGGGAGTACATCGTGATTTACAGTTGTCCGAGGACAAAAACACTCCCCTCACAGCCGAGGAGATCATACATGTCGAGGATTTTCTCGACGAAGTAGCGCATGAGAAGGTGACGGGAGCCTTGTATCGCATGGGGCAACCTTATCGCCCCGATCAGATTGTGAGTACGGCAGTCGCCATCTCTGCCGATGCCATAGCTATGAATATAGCCAAACTGGATCAATTGCAGGGCAAGGCTACGCCCAAAGATCTTGAGCCGGGCATGGCTTTCAATAGGCGTTACCTCGTTCCTGTGCAGAGCGTATTGCAGTCTGTGCTGTCCTCGCCTGATGCCCGACTGGCTACCTTGCGTTCACGCCTCGTACCGTGGGTGACTCCTGATATGTTCGATCATGCCCATGCCACTGCTGACCTCTCTGCTCGCAAGGGAATGCGCATGAAAATGAAGGGCCGCGACAAGCCCAATAGGGCGTCCGAGGCTACAACTAATTCCCTCAAAGCACCAGCCCCTATGGGTGGAATGGGCATGAAGACCAAGCCCACAGATAGCAATATGAAGCCTGCAACGCCTATAGGTGGTATGCCCAAAGAGGGGACGAAGCGTAGGTCTACGGCTGCTGATACGACTAAGCCATCCACGACCATGCGGCATCCTATGGGCATGGTGGGTATGCCTAAAAATACAGATGAGATGAGTGGAGTATTGGTAGCGCTGGACAATGAGCTATCCGCAGCTCTCACTTATAAGGAGTTGCTCGAGACTTCCCCTCGTCGGGAACTCGAGTCACTGGTCAATGCCCTCAATGCCGGCTATATCGCTCCGTCGCCGGGCGGTGATGCCGTCAGTGCCCCTAATGCACTGCCTACGGGGCGCAATATGTACTCCATCAATACAGAGGCTACACCCACCGAGTCTGCCTGGAGCACGGGAGTGGCATTAGCTCGCCAAACGCTCAAGAGCTACAAAGATAAGCATGGCAAATACCCTCGCAAGGTCAGCTTTACTTACTGGGCAGGCGAATTCATACAGAGCGGAGGAGCTACCGTAGCCCAAACACTGTACATGCTGGGCGTAGAGCCTGTACGTGACCGTATGGGCAAAGTTGTCGATATCAAGCTCATTCCGTCCGACGTATTGGGCAGACCTCGCATCGATGTAGTGGTGCAGGTGTCGGGTCAGCTCAGGGACCTTGCCGCATCACGCCTTTTCATGATCACCAAGGCTGTGAAGATGGCTGCCGATGCTAAGGACGACAAGTTTGACAACTATGTTGCCGGTGATGCCGTAGAGGCAGAGAAGCTTTTGGTCGAGGATGGTGTGTCGCCCCGCGAAGCCCGTGAGCTCAGCACTATGCGTGTTTTTGGCGGGGTCAATGGTCGCTATGGCACAGGTATCACCCATCTGGTGGAGCGTGGTGATGCCTGGACTTCCGAGCAGGAAGTCGCCGACGAATATCTACGAAATATGGGAGCCATCTACGGCGACGAAGAGGCGTGGGGCGCTTATCATAAAAGTCTTTTCAAAGTAGCTCTTATGCACACCGATGCCATTGTACAACCCCGCCAGAATAATACGTGGGGAGCCCTAAGTCTCGATCATATGTACGAGTTTATGGGGGGTATCAACCTCTCGTCCCGCAACGTCAACGGCAAAGATCCCGAGACCTATCTGGCTGATTATCGCAATCGGTCGCGCGTGCGTATGCAAGACCTTAAAGAAGCTATCGGTGTGGAGTCAAGAGCCACGCTGTTCAATCCCAACTATATTAAGGAAAAGATGCACGGAGGTGCCACCACTGCCAATACATTTGCCAAGACTATACGCAATGCCTACGGCTGGAATGTGATGAAGCCTCAAGCTATCGACCATGAGTTTTGGGATCAGATTTATGAGGTCTATGTCCGAGACACTCATCACCTCGATGTTGAGCACTACTTCCGTGAAACCAATCCCGCAGCTCTGGAGGAGATCACTGCCGTGATGATGGAAACCGCACGCAAAGGCCTCTGGAAAGCCACTCCAGGGCAACTCAAGGATATAGCAGCAATGAATGCGTCCTTGGTAGCCGACTACGGCACTGCCCATTCGGAGTTTACCGCCTCCAACAAATCGCTGCGCCAGTTCATAGCGCGTCAGCTGACCGAGGATAAAGCCTCCGAGTACTTACATAATATGTCTGCTAAGGGAGGAGCCAAAGCGTCGGACGCTGAAGGCGTGGTAATGAAAAAAGACGAACTACGCACTAGGCCCACAGGCGCATCTGATATAGCCTGGGTATGGCCGGTAGCCATCGTGCTACTCCTCTTTGTCCTACTCCTGCTGTGGCTACGAGCCAAAAACAAGAAACGAAAATGA
- the ric gene encoding iron-sulfur cluster repair di-iron protein yields the protein MERLGFDTITVGEVVARDFSTANILDEFGIDFCCGGSKPLGQACAEAGVELNVVVKRLEEPQVAPDSTPTFYNWPLDLLVDYVIKIFHRGWDVKAERIRELAHKVARVHGNKHPELLEVRDQFDTAMTTLAEHFNKEEQVLFPYIYDLVAATDAGMKAPAFHCGDVSFPIAVMEDEHEIEGERFRHMRRITGEFSVPADGCNSYRLLMQQLSAFEHELHRHIHFENNLIFPRAIALQAANL from the coding sequence ATGGAAAGATTAGGTTTTGATACAATTACCGTAGGAGAAGTCGTTGCACGCGACTTCTCCACGGCAAACATATTGGATGAGTTCGGTATAGACTTCTGCTGCGGAGGATCCAAGCCTCTGGGACAAGCTTGTGCTGAAGCAGGAGTAGAACTCAATGTAGTAGTCAAAAGGTTGGAAGAGCCACAAGTTGCACCCGATAGTACCCCCACCTTTTACAACTGGCCGTTAGATTTACTGGTAGACTATGTCATCAAGATATTCCACAGAGGATGGGACGTGAAGGCCGAGCGTATCAGGGAACTTGCTCACAAGGTAGCACGTGTACATGGCAACAAGCACCCTGAATTACTGGAAGTAAGAGATCAGTTCGATACAGCCATGACAACGCTTGCCGAGCATTTCAACAAAGAAGAGCAGGTACTGTTTCCCTATATTTATGATTTGGTGGCAGCCACTGATGCAGGCATGAAAGCCCCGGCTTTCCACTGTGGAGATGTGAGCTTTCCCATAGCAGTCATGGAAGATGAACATGAGATTGAGGGCGAAAGATTCCGCCATATGCGACGTATCACAGGCGAATTTTCAGTTCCCGCCGACGGGTGTAATAGCTACAGACTACTGATGCAACAGCTATCGGCTTTCGAGCATGAGCTTCATAGACACATTCACTTCGAAAACAATCTTATTTTTCCGAGAGCGATTGCATTGCAAGCCGCTAATCTTTAA
- a CDS encoding MotA/TolQ/ExbB proton channel family protein, with translation MDSITKLLFWVANSLLIPDIILLLILFVRSLILLGSFFNQFMTKRANDALLKSRIEQCDTPGELVALASVVPATDNSLFTRYLRRMLDESQSGNRQDYLLSEFEIKADKDLSTCRILSKIGPVLGLVGTLIAMSPALVGLSSGDVSGMAYNMQVVFATTVVGLLISSIGLVTLVYKQRWYASELNLLEYVSSTFRGNNKPL, from the coding sequence ATGGATTCTATTACCAAACTGCTCTTCTGGGTTGCCAACAGCCTACTCATCCCCGATATCATATTACTGCTCATCCTCTTTGTACGATCACTGATCTTACTGGGTAGTTTTTTCAATCAGTTTATGACCAAGCGTGCCAATGATGCGCTACTCAAAAGCCGTATAGAACAATGCGACACTCCTGGCGAGCTGGTAGCTCTGGCATCGGTGGTACCGGCTACCGATAATTCCCTGTTTACACGCTATCTGCGTCGCATGCTCGACGAGAGTCAGTCGGGCAATAGGCAAGACTATCTCTTATCCGAGTTTGAAATCAAGGCAGATAAGGACCTCTCTACCTGTCGTATCCTCTCCAAGATAGGTCCCGTGCTGGGGCTGGTAGGTACCCTCATAGCCATGAGTCCTGCCTTGGTGGGTTTGTCATCCGGTGATGTGAGTGGCATGGCGTACAATATGCAAGTCGTGTTTGCCACTACGGTGGTGGGTCTGCTCATCAGCTCCATCGGTCTTGTTACGCTGGTATACAAGCAACGCTGGTATGCCTCGGAGCTCAACCTGCTGGAGTATGTGAGTTCGACATTTAGGGGTAATAACAAACCGTTGTAA
- a CDS encoding DNA polymerase III subunit gamma/tau: protein MEQQYIVSARKYRPDTFESMVGQEALTKTLKSAILSNKMAHAYLFCGPRGVGKTTAARVLAKTINCLNRTPQAEACNECESCKAFNEQRSMNIYELDAASNNSVDDIRQLIEQVSIPPVLGKYKVYIIDEVHMLSQAAFNAFLKTLEEPPEYVIFILATTEKHKILPTILSRCQIYDFKRIGLNDIIHHLEYVSSSEGLEAEKEALGVIAEKADGGMRDALSLFDRIASYSQGRITYRQTVESLNILDYEYYFKFIEYFLQGDYRSILLTLNELLSKGFDGQIIINGLASFMRDLMVAQHPETIALLEKPEHVKQRYLSVSAKCPAAFLYQAIRALNQCDQQYRASSNKRLLVELCLMSISSLYSKALSGQVQQSTSPAQEQQQGGAQTPTSARAMQTPQATPATPSQPTANTPPPQSQPATGQGTGTQQTTDTAPINDLSHSRQSAETPTRPIFNRGGTPPTDYKPEASGRLSLRGLRNRQAETEKTSESEEIPEQSEAFSEEDMQIAWMKYVKTEMSPEKLIMRKMMEQNIPSLTAPSQALVTVPNNAVMENLQEMLPQVLNYIRKEIKNTHLTMAVEIDQTAHEKVVYTSEERIELFKKKSPSFAKLYDRLKMRPL, encoded by the coding sequence ATGGAACAGCAATATATAGTATCGGCACGCAAATATCGCCCGGACACATTCGAGTCGATGGTAGGGCAGGAAGCGCTTACCAAAACCTTAAAATCGGCTATACTTAGCAATAAGATGGCTCATGCCTATCTCTTTTGCGGTCCGCGAGGTGTAGGCAAAACGACTGCAGCACGTGTACTGGCCAAAACAATCAACTGCCTCAACCGTACTCCCCAAGCTGAAGCATGCAACGAATGTGAGAGTTGCAAAGCTTTCAACGAGCAGAGATCCATGAATATATACGAATTGGATGCGGCATCGAACAACTCAGTAGACGACATCAGACAACTCATTGAACAGGTGAGCATCCCTCCCGTATTAGGCAAATACAAGGTATATATTATCGATGAAGTACATATGCTTTCCCAAGCTGCTTTCAATGCTTTTCTCAAGACATTGGAAGAACCCCCGGAGTATGTCATATTCATCCTCGCTACTACCGAGAAGCACAAGATATTACCTACTATCCTCTCACGTTGCCAGATATATGATTTCAAAAGGATAGGTCTCAATGATATCATCCATCACCTGGAGTACGTATCATCAAGTGAGGGATTAGAAGCAGAGAAAGAAGCTTTGGGTGTAATAGCAGAAAAAGCCGACGGAGGCATGCGAGATGCCTTGTCGCTTTTCGATCGTATAGCCAGCTATAGTCAAGGTCGCATCACGTATCGCCAAACGGTGGAAAGCCTGAATATATTGGACTACGAGTACTACTTCAAGTTTATCGAATATTTCTTGCAAGGAGATTATCGCTCAATACTCCTTACCCTAAACGAGCTACTGAGCAAAGGATTCGACGGACAAATCATCATAAACGGACTCGCTAGCTTCATGCGTGACCTCATGGTAGCTCAGCATCCTGAGACCATAGCTCTGCTGGAAAAACCTGAGCATGTAAAGCAACGCTATCTCTCTGTTTCAGCAAAATGTCCGGCAGCATTTTTATATCAAGCCATACGTGCGCTCAACCAATGTGACCAGCAATATAGAGCCAGCTCTAACAAGCGATTACTGGTGGAACTATGTCTTATGAGTATATCATCGCTGTACAGCAAGGCTTTGTCGGGACAAGTACAGCAGTCAACCTCACCGGCACAAGAGCAGCAACAAGGAGGGGCACAGACTCCCACATCAGCACGGGCAATGCAGACTCCCCAAGCAACTCCTGCCACACCGAGCCAGCCGACAGCTAACACGCCTCCCCCACAATCCCAACCCGCAACCGGTCAAGGAACAGGTACACAACAAACTACCGATACAGCCCCAATAAATGACCTCTCTCACTCCCGCCAATCAGCAGAAACACCTACACGCCCTATATTCAACCGAGGAGGTACTCCGCCTACGGATTACAAACCGGAGGCATCAGGGCGATTATCGCTCAGAGGACTAAGGAATAGGCAGGCTGAAACAGAGAAAACCTCTGAATCGGAAGAAATACCGGAGCAGAGTGAAGCCTTCTCGGAAGAAGATATGCAGATTGCCTGGATGAAGTATGTAAAAACAGAGATGAGTCCCGAAAAGCTCATCATGCGCAAGATGATGGAGCAAAACATACCTTCACTCACGGCTCCCTCACAGGCCTTGGTCACAGTACCCAACAATGCCGTAATGGAGAATCTTCAGGAGATGTTGCCACAAGTGCTCAACTACATTCGTAAAGAGATCAAAAACACTCATCTAACCATGGCTGTGGAGATAGATCAGACGGCGCATGAGAAGGTTGTTTATACTTCGGAAGAAAGGATCGAATTATTCAAAAAGAAGTCTCCGTCTTTCGCCAAACTCTATGATCGGCTCAAAATGCGACCCCTATAA
- a CDS encoding DNA/RNA non-specific endonuclease — MKNNYLLSFIISSIVLIFATSCQRDADEGIDNRSSSRDMAFTASLENYEMCDASTVWDTRGKIGLFFKTSDMEQWVPGKNIAASNMEFEKQGPSDQVRFVSGTSDKTPTLRNGSKVDILAYYPYADTLKDNSIEVDITNQSRYAQAGLLYSDNLNGVTWGSPENNMIFRNAMAKIRFIITSMDGSSLKGLTVTLEDFPSKGTFNVLTRKWKLSQEKENIPALVTVSNTMAIAEAYIMPCKREKGMRAVLRLPQGREYSWKVRRSNKPFVMGNLYSYDIQFKNSTGTVINEPEVSGYKELPLITSIPNTLKVQHNVPGQQGVRNYTILYDTKLRFAYWVAYPLHKMYMGNARRTDSWAYDPMIDKALQPNLFRSYTMGYDRGHQLPSADRTSSRDINQTTFYFSNMSPQAASLNQGMWQKLERKVRAWQKKLEANGAGKDTLYVVTGAGINKQLPLDYVADGAGARMPVPHYHYKALAMMDNQGVYHAIAFKMPNNLDIPRSGNINNYRITVKELESETGFTFFPFLSEGVKGHIDDAYWR; from the coding sequence ATGAAAAATAACTATTTACTATCTTTTATCATTTCTTCCATCGTATTGATATTTGCGACGTCCTGTCAGCGTGATGCGGATGAAGGAATAGACAACCGCTCTTCATCTCGGGATATGGCTTTTACAGCTTCATTGGAAAACTATGAGATGTGCGATGCCTCTACCGTGTGGGACACTCGTGGTAAGATCGGGCTGTTTTTTAAAACCTCTGATATGGAACAGTGGGTACCCGGTAAGAACATTGCCGCCTCGAATATGGAGTTTGAGAAGCAAGGACCCTCTGACCAAGTGCGCTTTGTCTCCGGCACGAGTGACAAAACACCTACTCTTCGCAACGGCTCTAAGGTTGACATTCTTGCTTACTATCCTTATGCGGATACTCTGAAGGACAACAGTATAGAGGTCGATATTACCAACCAGTCACGTTATGCTCAAGCCGGGCTGTTGTATTCGGACAATCTCAATGGTGTTACTTGGGGCAGTCCTGAAAACAATATGATATTCCGCAATGCTATGGCTAAGATCAGGTTTATCATTACTTCTATGGATGGTTCGTCATTGAAAGGGCTTACTGTGACTTTGGAAGATTTTCCATCAAAGGGCACCTTTAATGTGCTAACCCGTAAGTGGAAGTTGTCTCAAGAAAAAGAAAATATCCCGGCATTAGTCACTGTAAGCAATACCATGGCTATAGCAGAAGCTTATATCATGCCGTGCAAAAGGGAAAAGGGTATGCGTGCTGTGCTACGGTTGCCCCAAGGTCGTGAATATTCGTGGAAGGTAAGGCGGAGTAATAAACCGTTTGTAATGGGTAATCTGTACAGCTACGACATCCAGTTTAAAAACTCAACGGGAACGGTGATTAATGAGCCCGAAGTCAGTGGATACAAAGAACTGCCTCTCATAACATCTATCCCCAATACTTTGAAGGTACAACACAACGTACCGGGGCAACAAGGGGTGAGAAATTACACAATACTCTACGATACTAAACTGAGATTTGCCTATTGGGTAGCTTATCCTTTGCACAAAATGTATATGGGTAATGCGAGACGTACAGATTCCTGGGCTTATGATCCTATGATTGATAAGGCTTTGCAGCCCAATCTCTTCCGTAGCTACACTATGGGTTACGATAGAGGACATCAACTTCCCAGTGCGGACAGGACAAGCTCTAGAGATATCAACCAAACTACTTTTTACTTTTCAAACATGAGCCCTCAAGCAGCAAGTCTGAATCAAGGGATGTGGCAAAAGCTGGAGCGAAAAGTGAGGGCATGGCAGAAAAAACTGGAAGCCAATGGTGCCGGTAAGGATACATTGTATGTAGTTACCGGGGCTGGTATCAATAAGCAACTGCCACTCGACTATGTAGCCGATGGTGCAGGTGCGCGCATGCCTGTGCCACATTACCATTACAAAGCTTTGGCTATGATGGATAATCAGGGTGTTTATCATGCTATTGCTTTCAAGATGCCAAACAATCTGGATATCCCGCGTTCGGGTAATATCAATAACTACAGGATTACAGTGAAAGAACTGGAGTCTGAGACGGGATTCACCTTCTTCCCGTTCCTTTCGGAAGGAGTCAAAGGGCATATCGACGATGCTTATTGGCGATAA